In the Solanum pennellii chromosome 5, SPENNV200 genome, one interval contains:
- the LOC107019156 gene encoding LOW QUALITY PROTEIN: putative late blight resistance protein homolog R1B-16 (The sequence of the model RefSeq protein was modified relative to this genomic sequence to represent the inferred CDS: inserted 1 base in 1 codon; deleted 1 base in 1 codon) — MSNLCRGRYFDISPLEKTVHEWDLGSSMEHKMDSLYIDFQFLNMFLSLQSFTRRDCLDATVDKVEALWDAAEFERINCIDDVKLVLDKMEEEIWETKIHIEAKYSFPIALISKIATLDPEFVKRFIDTVVMNITDLPKRNRLYTWSRLKQIQEAVKELKLLRNFVYFISDRCTNPQSEHTFFSHVLVVAGHVAMISWFSINADMNFFFDPLKLDALFSDLQMRIQPIQPGIHEIYIDVLQALTSGSHPNIDVHAADYKAGFVETLVHHMQVLRPIIHKHEKRVAFKDQITMLNFLRDNLINLPREAVEDFDTGIINVGXLVYSVFKSVAVGKSKRLVPVLDFSGDIQSIQALVYFLTRKSFCSNLPKIDGLGSIDIILDQLEEFLSCYSELTSSIRSQIQKIQQQLEHFQKQNDGFGSFGMQVITKAYEVDYVVVGYINKDIPEWCLLLWTRDIIEEITQLIEAGEIHEKEVSDSVLHNTTDVANADTSQLAQITSMSEEMVGFQDVMYTLRGKLIRRSSKLDVISIVGMPGLGKTTIANKLFFDQLVVSHFDVRAQCCVSQVYTRKDLLLTILHSVKKDTVVSDKLPEDVLADKLRKLLMVQRYLILIDDVWETVAWDDLKPSFYDANNGSRIILTTRLGDVANYAKIFSDPHFLRLFTQEESWMLLKTKVFNTKSCPLVLENVGQRIAKRCGGLPLSVVLVAGILETTEKEINCWEQVAINLSSHIQAKSEDIINLSYQALPFHLKPCFLYFGVFLEDEEIQVSKLTWLWIAEGFVRSHKEKLSENVAEDHLKNLIGRNLVMVSKMSSDGKSKSCRIHDLLLDFCKKKAKVENFLQCIKGDNDMNPSSVSCQKHNISRRLCLDVQADNLAEWSSICSDVQSFHLMKGRQIGSSSVSYASHIFNSFKFLWVLDLEFTVIDSFPKELTCLRYVAVKVAEDSSLSFSDNLWNLETLIVKGLGGRVTLPDTLWKMVKLRHLHIYNRAVFNINNALQEMDGLRTLSSPWFSCVEDADRVFAEMPNLQKLRCEVLSCDSSSPSFNNLTKLEMLKFSWGRRALAPTLKLPPSLKTLTLSSGCVSSVDEVATLPRLVVLKLLNISIISDVWEVTDEQFPHLKFLKLQDPSFLEWNVSDDAFPCLENLVLTKLRHLEQIPSRFEDMMTLKSIELRECKESLVESAKNIRETLVEERQKSDFKLFVHK, encoded by the exons ATGTCGAATTTGTGTAGAGGGAGATATTTTGACATTTCTCCTTTGGAAAAGACTGTCCATGAATGGGATTTAGGCAGCTCGATGGAGCATAAAATGGACAGCCTTTATATCGATTTTCAATTTCTAAATATGTTTCTCAGCTTGCAGAGCTTCACAAGAAGAGACTGTTTGGATGCTACAGTAGACAAAGTGGAAGCTCTTTGGGATGCAGCTGAATTTGAAAGAATCAACTGTATCGACGATGTTAAACTCGTGTTGGATAAGATGGAAGAAGAGATATGGGAAACTAAAATTCATATCGAAGCTAAATACTCATTTCCCATAGCACTTATTTCCAAAATTGCTACTCTCGATCCCGAATTTGTAAAGAGATTCATTGATACAGTTGTAATGAATATCACGGATTTACCAAAGAGAAATCGTCTTTATACATGGTCTAGattaaaacaaatacaagaGGCTGTAAAGGAGTTGAAGTTATTGAGAAATTTTGTCTATTTTATTTCAGACAGATGCACGAATCCTCAAAGCGAACATACTTTCTTCAGTCACGTTTTAGTTGTGGCTGGTCATGTAGCAATGATTTCCTGGTTTAGTATCAACGCCGATATGAACTTTTTCTTTGATCCACTTAAATTGGATGCTTTATTTTCTGACCTTCAAATGAGGATTCAGCCCATTCAACCAGGTATCCATGAGATCTATATCGATGTCCTGCAAGCTCTAACATCAGGATCTCATCCAAATATCGATGTCCATGCTGCTGATTATAAAGCTGGCTTTGTGGAGACTCTCGTACACCATATGCAAGTGCTGCGTCCCATTATTCATAAGCACGAAAAGAGAGTTGCTTTCAAGGATCAAATTACAATGCTCAACTTCTTGAGAGACAATCTCATCAATCTACCAAGAGAGGCCGTTGAAGATTTTGATACTGGAATTATTAATGTAG TTCTAGTTTACTCGGTGTTTAAAAGTGTGGCTGTTGGGAAGTCAAAACGATTAGTGCCAGTTCTTGATTTCTCAGGCGATATTCAGAGTATACAAGCACTAGTCTACTTCCTCACTCGGAAGTCATTTTGCTCCAATTTACCTAAGATTGACGGACTGGGATCTATTGATATCATTTTAGACCAACTGGAGGAGTTTCTAAGCTGTTACTCAGAGTTAACTTCTTCTATAAGGAGCCAAATTCAGAAAATACAGCAGCAACTGGAGCACTTCCAGAAGCAGAATGATGGATTCGGATCTTTTGGGATGCAGGTGATTACTAAAGCATATGAGGTGGATTATGTGGTTGTTGGTTATATAAACAAAGACATTCCTGAGTGGTGTCTTTTGCTGTGGACTCGGGACATCATAGAGGAGATTACACAACTAATCGAGGCAGGGGAGATTCATGAAAAGGAAGTCTCTGACTCGGTATTGCATAATACCACTGATGTTGCCAATGCTGATACTTCACAACTTGCTCAGATTACAAGCATGAGCGAAGAGATGGTGGGCTTTCAGGACGTGATGTACACGCTAAGAGGGAAGCTAATCAGAAGATCATCAAAGTTGGATGTCATCTCAATTGTGGGCATGCCCGGTTTGGGTAAGACAACTATAGctaacaaactattttttgatCAGTTAGTCGTTTCACATTTTGATGTCCGTGCACAATGTTGTGTATCTCAAGTTTATACACGCAAGGATTTGTTACTAACCATTCTTCATAGTGTTAAGAAGGATACAGTTGTAAGTGACAAACTACCAGAGGATGTATTAGCAGATAAGTTGCGCAAACTTCTAATGGTTCAGAGGTACCTTATCCTCATTGATGATGTCTGGGAAACTGTTGCATGGGATGATCTGAAGCCTAGCTTCTATGATGCCAACAATGGAAGTAGAATCATCCTGACAACTCGGCTTGGTGATGTTGCCAACTATGCTAAAATCTTCAGTGATCCTCATTTTCTTCGATTGTTTACTCAAGAAGAAAGTTGGATGTTATTGAAGACTAAGGTGTTCAATACAAAAAGTTGCCCCCTTGTCTTAGAAAACGTTGGCCAAAGGATAGCAAAAAGGTGCGGAGGGCTACCTCTTTCAGTTGTCCTGGTAGCAGGTATTCTCGAAACAACGGAGAAGGAAATAAATTGTTGGGAACAAGTTGCAATAAATTTA TCCTCACACATCCAGGCAAAGTCGGAGGATATAATAAATCTCAGTTACCAAGCTTTACCATTTCATTTGAAACcttgttttttgtattttggagtATTTTTGGAGGATGAGGAGATACAAGTTTCAAAGTTAACATGGTTGTGGATAGCAGAAGGTTTTGTAAGATCTCATAAAGAGAAGCTTTCCGAGAATGTAGCAGAAGATCACTTAAAAAACCTTATTGGAAGAAACCTTGTAATGGTTTCCAAGATGAGTTCTGACGGTAAGAGTAAGTCATGTCGCATTCATGACTTGTTGCTTGATTTTTGTAAAAAGAAAGCCAAGGTGGAGAACTTTCTACAATGCATTAAAGG GGACAATGATATGAATCCTTCTTCTGTTTCCTGTCAAAAGCATAACATTTCACGACGTTTATGTCTTGACGTTCAAGCGGATAATCTTGCAGAATGGAGTTCGATTTGTTCAGATGTACAATCTTTCCACTTGATGAAGGGAAGACAAATTGGATCATCTTCAGTAAGCTATGCATCACACATTTTTAACAGTTTCAAGTTTTTGTGGGTGCTAGATTTAGAATTCACAGTAATTGATTCTTTCCCAAAAGAGCTAACCTGCTTGAGATATGTTGCTGTTAAAGTTGCTGAAGATTCTTCATTATCATTCTCGGACAATCTTTGGAACCTTGAAACTTTAATAGTTAAAGGACTTGGAGGGCGAGTAACTTTACCAGACACCCTCTGGAAGATGGTCAAGCTGCGTCATTTACACATATACAACCGCGCTGTTTTCAATATAAACAATGCACTCCAAGAAATGGATGGCTTGAGAACTCTTTCCTCACCTTGGTTTTCTTGTGTGGAGGACGCAGACAGGGTCTTCGCAGAGATGCCTAATCTTCAAAAACTAAGATGTGAAGTTTTGTCATGTGATTCCTCTTCCCCGTCATTTAACAATCTTACTAAGCTTGAAATGCTCAAGTTTTCTTGGGGTCGTCGTGCACTGGCCCCCACACTGAAATTACCACCAAGTCTCAAGACATTAACACTATCCAGTGGTTGCGTATCTAGTGTTGATGAGGTCGCAACTCTCCCCAGACTTGTGGTACTCAAACTGCTAAACATTTCCATTATTTCCGATGTATGGGAAGTGACCGATGAGCAGTTCCCTCACCTCAAATTCTTGAAACTGCAAGATCCTTCTTTTCTTGAGTGGAATGTTTCAGATGATGCTTTTCCATGCCTTGAGAACTTGGTGTTAACAAAATTGAGACATCTTGAGCAGATCCCTTCTCGCTTTGAAGACATGATGACTCTAAAATCAATTGAGCTGAGGGAATGCAAAGAATCACTTGTTGAATCAGCCAAGAATATTCGGGAAACACTAGTTGAAGAAAGGCAAAAATCTGATTTCAAGCTCTTTGTCCATAAGTAG